Part of the Nicotiana tabacum cultivar K326 chromosome 20, ASM71507v2, whole genome shotgun sequence genome, TAGGTGGTTGACTGGATGAGGACTCAATATCCAATCAAAACAATTGGACCAACTATTCCATCAATGTATCTTGACAAGAGACTAAAAGATGACAAAGAATATGGCTCAAGTCTTATCAAACCTAATGGTGAAACTTGTATGAAATGGCTAGATTTGAAAGAAATTGGCTCAGTTGTTTATGTATCATTTGGAAGTTTGGCGAGTCTTGGAGAAAAACAAATGGAGGAATTAGCATTTGGATTAATAATGAGCAACTCCTACTTCTTGTGGGTAGTTAGAGATACTGAAGAAAACAAACTTCCAAATGATTTCATGTCAAAGGTATCAGAAAAAGGACTAATTGTGAATTGGAGTCCTCAACTTGATGTTTTAGCTCATAAATCAGTTGGATGTTTCTTTACTCATTGTGGATGGAATTCGACACTCGAAGCGTTGAGTTTAGGAGTGCCAATGGTGTGTATGCCTCAGTGGACAGATCAACCAACTAATGCTAAGTTTATTAGTGATGTATGGCGAACGGGAATTCGAGTTAAGGCTGGAAAAGATGGTGTAATTACAAGAGAAGAAGTAGCAAGTTCTATAAGGGAAGTGATGGAGGGAGAGAAAGGTGTAATGCTAAAAGAGAATGCAATTAAATGGAAAAATTTGGCTAAGGAAGCAGTAGATGAAGGAGGGAGTTCtgataaaaatattgaagaaTTTCTTTCCAACTTGTAATGCACTAAATTGAGTATCAGATTGAGAAAAGATATATGTATTTGACAAAATTGATCAAGTTACGCATCAGATTAATATTCTAAGTAAATGTTATGTTTATTGCTAAATTTCTCAGTAAATCTTAGTGGCAATTCAGTCTCTGTTTCAAGAAGAAAATACTCTTGCTTTCTCAATTTTGTGTTGTGCTTGAAAACTAAACATGTATGATGTAGGGAGCTttggttatgttatacttgtagTAGGTGTGCTTTAGTGCTACATTACATAACTGTTTAGTAAGTGGTTCTCCTTCTATCTTTCTCAAAATTTATGGACCTTTTAGATTACGGTTTAAAGATCTCTTTTGAGCAATTTATAAGTTATTGTAAACGTTAGACGACTGTGTAATATTTTGTGAGTAATATACGAACAAACATTAGATCTGAGGCTAACATTATTCGATGGGATAATTTTCAGGGTCTATATTtgcacaacttttaaaaatagggACAAAATCTAAATAGTGGTTAAAAAGGAACATTTGCGTAAATCAGTTGCTTCATTCGATGGGGTTCTAGGAAAAAAggaaatataacggaacgacatTATAAACCAACAAAGCTTATAGTTTTGGGGAATAAATTTCGTACAAACATGACTAATGAATGGGAATTAATTAGTTTGAGCAATTATATACCGTTCCGTCATACTTTCTAATACGGCTTGAACTCTGTGTGAAGTCATTACTATCATagaaaatgaaacaatgaaagtACTAATATATATTTAAGAACTTTAAACATCTATCAACAACTTAGATTAGAACATTAAGCATTGAGAATTATGGTCGAAGATATCTATTTAGgaacttagagcccgtttggattagctggaaaaaagtagcttttaagtgctgaaacttgttttataaataaacagttacctgtttggataaaagtgctgaagcCTAAAAAAAGCTGTTGAAGTGTTTGGTAAATAAGTGCTGGCAAGAACTTTTTTCTATTAAAAAGACAGAAATATCCTTAGAGCTGTTAACATTATAAAGGAAGCTGATTACTACAGTATATTTGATTTAtataataaatgtaaataaaaaataatttatattttaatttaatttcaattTAAATGATTACTTAAGATAGTttttacaaatataattcttgaaCGCTCATTTTTAGTTTGtacaaaagaggaaaaaaattgaaaatctgGGTAAAAATGGTTCTATTCAGCCAAGACTGCCTGTTAATTCATTTTTTCCGATGTGCATgcaaggaaaaaaaatataaccGTTGAGTATGCTTCTGGCTGGTTCTCGTGGGATGTTTCTTATAGCTTCCCTAGTGGCTGAAGCATTCTTGTTATTTAAGGGTTAAGATAACTTAAGCTGATAATAAACTTATGGGATTGGGAATCCATTTAGCTTGGTGATCAATGCACTGATAATTTGTAAATTCACAAAGTTATCCATGATGAGATGTCATCAGATCATGCTACAGAAGATCCAAACACATACAAAATAACAAGATAACATTAGTGTTTCTCaattaaaatgtaaaataataaatatgagTGTTTTAAAAGATTTATACAGCTACAAGTATCAAGCTTCACAAATTTCATTAGCAATCAAATCGCGAAGACCCATCCAAACAAGATCACTTTGCTCTTCCACATTTTCCGCATTTATATTGTTATTAGCTCTCAAAGATGTATCAACGCCAGGATCAACCGATGGAACATATCTCTCATTCTCAGCTGCTCGGAATGCATCATCCATATTGCATTTTTTTCTAATATAGTTATGAATGGCCATAATAGCAAGTACGATGTCTCTTTGAGTGTCAATGTAATAGAAAGGCATGTCTCGCAAAATAGACCATCTTGCTTTCCAAACCCCAAATGTGCGCTCTACAATATTTCTACAAGAAGAATGCAAATAGTTAAATTTTTCAATTCACCCTCTTGGTTCTCGCAATTGTCTTGTTGCACCGCGACGGAATTGTGCTAGGTGATATCTCACATTATCTCCTTTGTATGGAGCCATATATCCCTTCATATGCGGATATCCTGCATCAACTAGATAATACTTATTTCCAATTGGACGTGGAAAATTGAGTTCTGGTCTACGAAGGGCCTCACCAAATATACGACTATCGTTAGCTACTCCTTACCACCCATCCCATGCAAATGTAAAACACATATTAAAATCTACGACAACAAGAATATTTTGAGTCGGATAACCTTTACGTTCAATATATGGTATCTCTTGACCTTGCGGTAATCTTGCTTTAACATGTGTGCCATCAAGTGCACAAATACAATCCTACACATATTTACAAGTAAGTATAAATTTAACTTAAGTTAGTAATATTTATAAAAGTTAAGTTATAAGTTTAATAAAAAGAATTatgtaaaaatatttaaattatgtaaAAATATTTCTTACTCTAAAAAAGGGAGATATTGACCATTACATGGCTTGTGAGCTCCTGCACCATCATTATAATTTTGATGTGGTCTAATTATATCTCTTGCAAGCTCACAAATGGACTTTAAAACACTATGAAAGTGTCTATGAATTATTTCTCCCGAATGTTGAAAGATTTCCTGTATCAATCGATTTCCAGCTCCATGTGCACAAGTCATCAAGAACATGCCTAACATCTCGTGTATAGACATTCCACGTGTGGGTTTAAGCCCATACTTTTCAGTTAAGTCATTCGGTAGATCAACAAACACCGACTTCCTCAATCGAAAATTTTCATAACAACGAGTCTCGTTTCCTCTTAATATCTCTTGAATAAATACATTTTCAGAGCGACTAGATGTATGACAAGGTTCCTTGCATAGGTATTTTTTGtaatacatcaaaatcaatttACCTGCTATTTGACATAAAGCCGTCCATTCCTTCTCATCTTGCTCCCTCTGTATTTCCTCCagttcttcttcatcttcatcgtcTGACGAATAACTTGGATAAGGATCTACTATGTCACTAGAGTTCGAACTCTCCCTTTTACTGAAAATGAAAACATAAAGTTAACTAAAGCTTTCTAAACATAACCTTAACTGAAGCTTTACAAACGTAAAGCAAAGGGAAGCTTAACAGAAGCTTAACGATAGAAGCTCAACAAACAGAAGCTTTAATTCAATAAAAGTTTAATGATACAATCACAACGTCTaaacaaaaagaaatatataAAGTTTACACATAAAACCATAATAACATTTACTCATACAACCACAATATTAGAACACGGAATACTAGAAATACTCAACCACAACGATCAATTATCCATTTTTCTTGAGGTATAACTGATAATTAAACTCTAACCAACACTTGCGAGCTTCATCAGTAGGCATCCCCAAAAATCTCTGCTGGTTATTTTTCTTGCGGAACATACTCATAGTAAAACTGTAAATTTCACTCCCAGCTAGAATATCAGGAATTTGTCCCAACGTTCCAATACACTTCTCGATGGATGTCTCGTCAACTGCAGGAGATGTAGCAGTGCTTTTGCTAGACATAAACTCTATGAGCGAGTGTATGTCCTCTTTTATTAATGttgcaactattttttttttactctttctTACTTGACTACTGGTGCTAACACCATCAATTGatttttgtctttttagtgaTGGCTCTGGAAACATAACAAAATTTATATTCTGTAGATCATCACTTTCATCG contains:
- the LOC107794578 gene encoding UDP-glycosyltransferase 74E2 encodes the protein MEEITSKSHVLVLPFPVQGHINPMVQFSKRLVSRGVKVTLVTIDSISKSMPMESCSVKIESIPHDESPPKSIDIFLEWFFVLISNNLKKIVEKLFDSEYPVKVLVFDSVTAWAIDLAHELGIKGAAFFTQSCSLSAIYYHLDPEIRKIILDGSAVSLPSLPLLEKEDLPSFVYEGDSYPSLVRLVFSQNINFKKADWLFFNTFDVLEEVVDWMRTQYPIKTIGPTIPSMYLDKRLKDDKEYGSSLIKPNGETCMKWLDLKEIGSVVYVSFGSLASLGEKQMEELAFGLIMSNSYFLWVVRDTEENKLPNDFMSKVSEKGLIVNWSPQLDVLAHKSVGCFFTHCGWNSTLEALSLGVPMVCMPQWTDQPTNAKFISDVWRTGIRVKAGKDGVITREEVASSIREVMEGEKGVMLKENAIKWKNLAKEAVDEGGSSDKNIEEFLSNL